The Anaeromyxobacter sp. Fw109-5 genomic interval TCGATGCGCGACATCATCCAGCTCATGCTCGACGAGAAGCAGTACCTGATCGAGCAGCTCCAGGGCTACATCACCGGGCGCGGGTGAGGCCCGGCCCCGGAAGCCGCCCCTCACTGCCCCGGCGCGTTGGGATCGAGCGGCGCCTCCGGGCGCGACGGGGGCTTGGCGGGCATCTCCGGCTGCGGGCGGGGAATCCCCGGCACCTCGCGCCCGGGCCTCGCTCCTCGTCCCGGCATCTCCGGCTGCGCCGGCGGCACCCGCGGGACCTCGGGCGCATCCTGCCCTGGCCTGCGTTCCTCGCTCACGTCCCCTCCTCCGGTCGCGCGCGCGACCCTTCGCCTCGATCGATGAGCCTTGCGCCGGGCCGCTGCTCGGTTAGAGGCTCCCCCGGCGGGCGTGCGACCTGCGGCGCCCCGGCGGGGAAGGGCTCATCGACGGCGCTCGAGGAGATCATGCGCATCGCAGTCCCGAAGGAGACGACGCCGGGGGAGCGCCGCGTGGCGCTCGTCCCGGAGAACGTGACGCGGCTCGTGAAGCAGCAGCACGAGGTCCGGATCGAGCGAGGCGCCGGGGCCGCGGCGGGCTTCGTCGACGCCGCGTACGAGGCCGCGGGCGCGTCCCTCGCGGAGGGCCCCGCCCTGCTCGCCGGCGCGGAGGCGATCGTGCGCGTCCAGCGCCCGTCCGAGGCGGAGGCGGACCTCCTCCCGGAGGGCGCCCTCCTCGTCGGCCTCCTCGCGCCGCACCTGAGCGGCCCGCTGCTCCAGCGGCTCGCCGCGCGGCGCGTCTCGGCCCTCGCGATGGAGAAGGTGCCGCGCACCACGCGCGCGCAGTCGATGGACGCCCTCAGCTCGCAGGCGACGCTCGCGGGCTACAAGGCGGTGCTCCTCGGCGCGAGCGCGCTGCCGCGCATCCTGCCGATGATGACGACCGCCGCCGGCACGCTCGCGCCGGCGAAGACGTTCGTCGTCGGCGCGGGGGTGGCCGGGCTGCAGGCCCTCGCGACCGCGCGGCGGCTCGGCGCGATCGTCTCCGCCTTCGACGTGCGCCCGGTGGTGAAGGAGCAGGTCCAGTCGCTCGGGGCCTCCTTCGTCGAGGTGCCGCAGGTCGCGGCCGAGGCGGCCGGCGGATACGCGAAGGAGCTCGCCGCGTCCGAGCAGGAGCGCGTCCTCGGCGCGATCGGCGCGCACGTGAAGGACATGGACCTCGTCGTCACCACCGCCCAGATCCCCGGGCGGCCGGCGCCGCGGCTCCTCACCGCCGCGATGATCCGCTCGATGCGACCGGGCTCGGTGGTGGTGGACCTCGCGGCGGAGGCGGGCGGGAACTGCGAGCTCACCCGCCCCGGCGAGACGGTCGTCGAGGCCGGCGTGACGATCCTCGGCCCCCTGAACCTCCCGTCCACGGTCCCCTTTCACGCGAGCCAGATGTACGGCCGCAACGTCACCACCCTCCTCCAGCACCTCTCCAGGGACGGCCGGCTCGCGCTCGATCCGGGGGACGAGATCGCCGGCGCGATGCTCGTCGTCCACGACGGACAGGTCCGCGTCTAGGAGGACGTTCCATGCCAGGCCTGGAGCTCATCGAGATCTACGTCTTCGTGCTCGCGGGGTTCGTCGGGTTCTTCACCATCACCCGCGTGCCCGCCCTCCTCCACACGCCGCTCATGTCGGCGACGAACGCCATCAGCGCGATCTCCCTCGTCGGCTCGCTGGTCATGGCGGGCGCGGATCGCGGCGCCCTGCCGACCATCCTCGGGTTCGTCGCGGTGACGAGCGCGACCATCAACGTGGTCGGCGGCTTCATCATCACGGATCGCATGCTGAAGATGTTCAAGCGCACCGACCGCGGGGGGAAACGCAAGTGAGCCCCCGTACCGTCTTCATCGAGGCCGCCTACCTCCTCGCCTCGATCCTCTTCATCCTCGGCCTGCGCAGCCTCACCCTCCCCGACCGCGCCCGGCGCGGGATGCAGCTCGCCGCGCTCGGCATGCTCGTCGCGATCGTGGGCACGCTCGTGAACCACGAGATCGTGCGCTACGAGTGGATCATCGCCGGCCTCGTCCTCGGCTCGCTCATCGGCTACCCGCTCGGCGTGTACGTGCCGATGACCGCGATGCCCCAGCGGATCGCGATCTCGCACATGTTCGGCGCGGTCGCCGCGACGCTCGTCGGCGTCGCCGAGTACTGGCACCTCGGCAACGGCGCGGAGGTCTCGCGCCCGGTGATGGCCGCGCTCGGGTTCGAGGTGCTGTTCGGCGCGCTCACCATCACCGGCAGCTTCATGGCGTTCGGCAAGCTCCAGGAGCTGCTCCCCTCCCGGCCCGTGACGTTCAAGGGCCAGAACATCGTCTCGCTCGGCATCTTCGGGGTGGCGATCGCGCTGTTCGCGTGGCTCGTCGCGGATCCGGCGCACCCGGTCGCGTTCTACGCCATGGTCGCGCTCGCGCTGGTGTTCGGGGTGTCGCTCGTCCTGCCCATCGGAGGGGCCGACATGCCGGTCGTGATCTCGCTCCTCAACTCCTACGCCGGCCTCGCCTCCGCGGCGACCGGCTTCGCGATCGGCAACAACGTCCTCATCATCGCGGGCGCGCTCGACGGCGCCTCCGGCTTCATCCTCTCCATCATCATGAGCCGGGCGATGAACCGCTCGTTCGCGAACGTGCTCTTCGGCGCGTTCGGCGCGGCGCCCGAGGCGTCGCAGAAGTCGGCGCAGGAGCTCACGGTCCACGCGATCACTCCGGAGGACGCGGCCATCCAGCTCGCGTACGCGCGGCTCGTCATCGTGGTGCCGGGCTACGGCATGGCCGTCGCGCAGGCGCAGCACCAGGTCCGCGAGCTCGCGGCGCTCATCGAGAAGAACGGCGGGACGGTGCTCTACGCCATCCACCCCGTCGCCGGCCGCATGCCCGGGCACATGAACGTGCTGCTCGCCGAGGCGGACATCCCCTACGAGAAGCTGAAGGAGATGGACGACATCAACGACGAGTTCAAGGGCGCCGACGTGGCGCTCGTCATCGGCGCGAACGACGTGGTGAACCCGGCCGCCCGCACGGACAGGGGCTCTCCCATCTACGGCATGCCCATCCTCAACGTGGACGAGGCGAAGCACGTCATCGTGATGAAGCGCTCCATGAACCCGGGCTTCGCCGGCATCGAGAACGAGCTCTTCTACCGGGACAACACCTCGATGCTCTTCGGCGACGCCAAGGCGTCGCTCGCGAAGCTGGTGCACGAGATCAAGCAGGCCTAGCAGGCGGCGGGGCCCGCGATGGCCCTCTCCCTCCCCCGTCGCGCCGGGGGCGACGGCGGACGTGAAGAGAACCCGAACGGCGCGTGCACGATTTGGCGGTTTCCCCGCACCGCGAACGGGCGCACATTGCCGTCCCGCGAACGCGCTCGAACGAACCTCCGAAAGGTACGAAGATGCCGAAGATCCCCGCCTACGCCGCCGCCTCCGCCGGCGCCCCCCTCGCTCCCTTCACCGTCGAGCGGCGCGAGCCCGGACCTCGCGACGTGCTCATCGACGTCCTCTACTGCGGCGTGTGCCACTCCGACGTCCACCAGGCCCGCGACGAGTGGGGGGGAGGGCTCTTCCCCATGGTGCCCGGCCACGAGATCGTCGGTCGCGTGCGGCAGGTCGGGAAGGGCGTCACGAAGCTCGCCCAGGGCGACCTCGCCGGCGTGGGGTGCTTGGTCGACTCGTGCCGCGAGTGCGGCCCGTGCCGGCACGACACCGAGCAGTTCTGCGAGAAGGGCGCCGCGTTCACCTACAACGGCACCGAGATGGACCGGCGCACGCCGACGTTCGGCGGCTACTCGAGCCGGATCGTCGTCGACGAGCGGTTCGTGCTGAAGGTCCCGGCCGGCCTCGACCCCGCCGGCGCGGCGCCGCTCCTGTGCGCGGGCATCACCACCTGGTCCCCGCTGCGCGAGTGGAGCTGCAAGCCCGGCGACCGCGTCGCGGTCGTGGGCCTCGGCGGGCTGGGACACATGGCGGTCAAGCTCGCCGCGTCGATGGGCGCCGAGGTCACCATGCTCAGCACGTCGGCCTCGAAGGAGGCGGACGCGCGCCGGCTGGGAGCGCACGCGTTCGCGTCCACGAAGGAGGCCTCGACCTTCTCCCGGCTCGCCGGGCGCTTCGACCTGATCGTGGACACCATCTCGGCGCCGCACGACTACGACGCCCATCTCGGGCTGCTGCGTCCGAAGGGCGCCATGGTGCTGCTCGGCGTCCCGCCGGCCCCGACCCCCGTCGCGGCCTTCTCGCTCATCTCCGGCAACAAGCGGCTCGCCGGATCCCTCATCGGCGGCATCGCCGAGACCCAGGAGATGCTCGACTACTGCGCGCAGCACGGGATCGTGTCGGACGTCGAGGTGATCCCCATCCAGAAGATCAACGAGGCGTACGACCGGATGGTGCGGGGCGACGTGCGCTACCGGTTCGTCATCGACATGGCGAGCCTCGACCGGGCGTGACCCGCCCGAGCGCGGGCGAGCGCGCGCGGGCGTGGGCCGAGGCGGCGGCCGCCGCCGGCTTCACGCCCGCCGTGGCCGGCGCGGTCTCGAAGCCCTCACGCGTGCGGCCGCGTCTCCGGAGGGCGCGCCCCCGCGCCCGGCTGCGCCGTGGGCGCGACGCCGAGCTGGCGGAGCAAGCCGAGCCCGTCCCACTGCGTCCACTCCTCGACGATCTTGCCGCCCTTGAACTTCGCGAGGGAGATCCCCTCGACGGTGCAGCGCGTCCCGGTGGGCTCGATGCCCATGAGGGCGCCCCGGTGCGTGCCGGTCATGCGCCAGTGCGTGACGACGGTGTCGCCGTCGGCGTAGGAGCCGAGGAACGTGGGCTTCACGTCGGGAAACGCGGAGCGGTACATGCGGCACGTCTCGCGGGTCTGCTCGAGATCCGTGTCACCCGTCATCGGGTCGTGGCCTCGGTACCCGCGATCGCAGATCTCGTCGAAGACGCCGAAGTTCCCCTTCGTCCACGCCTCCTCGAACAGCCGGCGGTGAGACTGCTTGATGTCCACGGCCATGGCTCGCTCCCTTCTCCTCCCCGAGAGCCCTGCGATGGGGAGGCGAGGTTGACGTAGGCGGAGGAGGTCCCCGCCGCGCGGTCAGCGATCGCTGACTCCCCGAGATCGACGGGGCGGTCGGACCCGGCCGTCGCAAGGACGGTCGTTCGCCACCCGCCTCGCCCGGTCACGAACCCTCGCCCTCACCCTCCTT includes:
- a CDS encoding Re/Si-specific NAD(P)(+) transhydrogenase subunit alpha, with the translated sequence MRIAVPKETTPGERRVALVPENVTRLVKQQHEVRIERGAGAAAGFVDAAYEAAGASLAEGPALLAGAEAIVRVQRPSEAEADLLPEGALLVGLLAPHLSGPLLQRLAARRVSALAMEKVPRTTRAQSMDALSSQATLAGYKAVLLGASALPRILPMMTTAAGTLAPAKTFVVGAGVAGLQALATARRLGAIVSAFDVRPVVKEQVQSLGASFVEVPQVAAEAAGGYAKELAASEQERVLGAIGAHVKDMDLVVTTAQIPGRPAPRLLTAAMIRSMRPGSVVVDLAAEAGGNCELTRPGETVVEAGVTILGPLNLPSTVPFHASQMYGRNVTTLLQHLSRDGRLALDPGDEIAGAMLVVHDGQVRV
- a CDS encoding NAD(P) transhydrogenase subunit alpha, with the translated sequence MPGLELIEIYVFVLAGFVGFFTITRVPALLHTPLMSATNAISAISLVGSLVMAGADRGALPTILGFVAVTSATINVVGGFIITDRMLKMFKRTDRGGKRK
- a CDS encoding NAD(P)(+) transhydrogenase (Re/Si-specific) subunit beta translates to MSPRTVFIEAAYLLASILFILGLRSLTLPDRARRGMQLAALGMLVAIVGTLVNHEIVRYEWIIAGLVLGSLIGYPLGVYVPMTAMPQRIAISHMFGAVAATLVGVAEYWHLGNGAEVSRPVMAALGFEVLFGALTITGSFMAFGKLQELLPSRPVTFKGQNIVSLGIFGVAIALFAWLVADPAHPVAFYAMVALALVFGVSLVLPIGGADMPVVISLLNSYAGLASAATGFAIGNNVLIIAGALDGASGFILSIIMSRAMNRSFANVLFGAFGAAPEASQKSAQELTVHAITPEDAAIQLAYARLVIVVPGYGMAVAQAQHQVRELAALIEKNGGTVLYAIHPVAGRMPGHMNVLLAEADIPYEKLKEMDDINDEFKGADVALVIGANDVVNPAARTDRGSPIYGMPILNVDEAKHVIVMKRSMNPGFAGIENELFYRDNTSMLFGDAKASLAKLVHEIKQA
- a CDS encoding NAD(P)-dependent alcohol dehydrogenase, encoding MPKIPAYAAASAGAPLAPFTVERREPGPRDVLIDVLYCGVCHSDVHQARDEWGGGLFPMVPGHEIVGRVRQVGKGVTKLAQGDLAGVGCLVDSCRECGPCRHDTEQFCEKGAAFTYNGTEMDRRTPTFGGYSSRIVVDERFVLKVPAGLDPAGAAPLLCAGITTWSPLREWSCKPGDRVAVVGLGGLGHMAVKLAASMGAEVTMLSTSASKEADARRLGAHAFASTKEASTFSRLAGRFDLIVDTISAPHDYDAHLGLLRPKGAMVLLGVPPAPTPVAAFSLISGNKRLAGSLIGGIAETQEMLDYCAQHGIVSDVEVIPIQKINEAYDRMVRGDVRYRFVIDMASLDRA
- a CDS encoding ester cyclase produces the protein MAVDIKQSHRRLFEEAWTKGNFGVFDEICDRGYRGHDPMTGDTDLEQTRETCRMYRSAFPDVKPTFLGSYADGDTVVTHWRMTGTHRGALMGIEPTGTRCTVEGISLAKFKGGKIVEEWTQWDGLGLLRQLGVAPTAQPGAGARPPETRPHA